From one Thalassospira lucentensis genomic stretch:
- a CDS encoding EVE domain-containing protein yields MAYWLIKTEPGSWSWDDQVKKGVEGWDGVRNHQAAKNLKTMQIGDLAFFYHSVNEKRIVGIVEVVREAYPDPTDATGKFVQVDFKTVKPVPNPVTLADIKADPRFAELPLLRQSRLSVMPIDDASWKAICEMGGVSA; encoded by the coding sequence ATGGCATACTGGCTGATCAAAACCGAGCCGGGAAGCTGGTCGTGGGACGATCAGGTCAAGAAGGGTGTCGAAGGATGGGACGGGGTTCGGAACCATCAGGCGGCAAAGAACCTTAAGACAATGCAGATAGGTGATCTGGCGTTTTTCTATCACTCGGTGAATGAAAAACGGATTGTCGGCATTGTCGAAGTGGTCCGCGAAGCCTATCCCGATCCAACTGACGCCACGGGCAAATTTGTTCAGGTTGATTTCAAGACCGTCAAACCGGTACCAAATCCGGTGACGCTTGCCGATATCAAAGCTGATCCGCGATTTGCCGAATTGCCCTTGCTCAGACAATCCCGTTTGTCGGTCATGCCGATAGATGATGCATCCTGGAAAGCGATTTGCGAAATGGGTGGTGTTTCGGCATGA
- a CDS encoding YciI family protein encodes MHFYIRCVDKPGHLAVRKANRDAHIAYIKDGFADRIVAAGPTLDPDLEGMNGSVFIIEFDTQAEAEEFAANDPYGKAGLFESVIIRPFKKVF; translated from the coding sequence ATGCATTTTTACATTCGTTGTGTCGACAAACCGGGTCATCTTGCCGTTCGCAAAGCGAACCGGGACGCTCATATTGCCTATATCAAGGACGGTTTCGCCGACAGGATCGTTGCAGCCGGTCCGACGCTTGATCCCGATCTTGAGGGCATGAATGGCTCCGTCTTCATTATCGAGTTTGATACACAGGCCGAGGCCGAAGAATTTGCCGCCAACGATCCATACGGCAAGGCAGGTCTGTTTGAATCAGTGATTATTCGTCCGTTTAAAAAGGTATTCTGA
- a CDS encoding NAD(P)H-dependent glycerol-3-phosphate dehydrogenase has protein sequence MSDKRITVVGGGAWGTALAIQAVRTGADVELVLRDRALAERIDTSGENDVYLPGIKLPEALRATVAIDGLRESSAVLLVTPAQHLRSTLSKLAPHWPETLPAIICAKGIEKKTGALMAQVVNETLGDVPLAVLSGPTFAQEVAKGLPAAITLACSDRNLGKDLVELIGTSAFRPYFSTDVVGVEVAGAIKNVLAIASGVVAGLELGDNARAALITRGLAEMSRLAVAMGGRIETMMGLAGLGDLTLTCTGTLSRNYTFGFALGQGSKAEDILAERRSVTEGVHTAASITAVASKYGIEMPICSAVDQVANHDADLRSTINALLQRPFRDELETGK, from the coding sequence ATGTCGGATAAGCGCATAACGGTAGTCGGCGGGGGTGCGTGGGGTACTGCGCTGGCCATTCAGGCTGTGCGGACTGGGGCTGATGTTGAGCTTGTTTTGCGTGACCGTGCGTTGGCCGAACGGATCGATACATCGGGTGAAAATGACGTCTACCTGCCCGGCATAAAGCTTCCCGAGGCATTAAGGGCAACAGTTGCAATTGATGGATTGCGAGAGTCAAGCGCGGTTCTTCTGGTTACACCGGCACAGCATCTTCGAAGCACTTTATCAAAGCTGGCACCCCATTGGCCCGAAACGCTTCCTGCCATTATTTGCGCCAAGGGGATCGAAAAAAAGACCGGTGCGCTTATGGCGCAGGTTGTGAACGAAACACTTGGCGATGTTCCGCTCGCGGTTCTGTCTGGGCCGACATTTGCCCAGGAAGTTGCGAAAGGTCTGCCCGCGGCGATTACACTTGCCTGTTCAGACAGGAATTTGGGCAAGGATCTGGTGGAATTGATCGGTACGTCAGCGTTTCGGCCCTATTTCAGTACCGATGTTGTCGGCGTTGAAGTTGCAGGGGCTATCAAAAACGTTCTGGCGATTGCAAGCGGCGTCGTCGCCGGGCTTGAGCTTGGTGACAATGCGCGCGCAGCCCTGATTACCCGTGGCCTTGCCGAAATGTCACGATTGGCGGTGGCGATGGGGGGGCGGATTGAAACCATGATGGGGCTGGCAGGACTTGGCGATTTGACGCTGACCTGTACCGGCACGTTGTCGCGCAATTACACCTTCGGGTTTGCTCTTGGTCAGGGCAGCAAGGCCGAGGATATTCTGGCCGAACGCCGTTCCGTGACCGAAGGTGTGCATACTGCCGCATCAATTACGGCCGTTGCGTCGAAATACGGTATTGAAATGCCGATCTGCAGTGCCGTGGATCAGGTTGCCAACCATGATGCGGACCTGCGCAGCACGATCAACGCATTATTGCAGCGACCGTTTCGTGATGAGCTTGAAACCGGAAAATAG
- the tsaD gene encoding tRNA (adenosine(37)-N6)-threonylcarbamoyltransferase complex transferase subunit TsaD: MIVLGIETSCDETAAAVVNDRREILSNRVLSQLDDHRPYGGVVPEIAARAHLEHLDRLVAEAMDDAGIDFADLDAVACTGGPGLIGGVMVGAMTAKAIAFAAQKPFLAVNHLEGHALTVRLTDDVAFPYLLLLVSGGHCQVLIVEGVGQYKRIGTTIDDAVGEAFDKTAKMMGLGYPGGPALEKTAEAGNPDRFGLPRPLRGRPGCDFSFSGLKTAVRTYLDGFPVEQQTAEVKADLAASFQRAVGDTLIDRTRNAIFDFMRDYPTGKTLVLAGGVAANKYLRTRLTELTDQAGMTLVAPPLELCTDNAAMIAWAALERFRLGQHDDLDFKPRPRWPLDPEAPKRPGAGVKA; encoded by the coding sequence ATGATCGTACTGGGTATCGAAACAAGCTGTGATGAAACGGCTGCGGCTGTCGTGAATGACAGGCGCGAAATTCTGTCCAACAGGGTTCTTTCGCAACTTGACGATCATCGTCCGTATGGTGGTGTTGTTCCGGAAATTGCGGCACGGGCGCATCTTGAACATCTTGATCGTCTTGTGGCCGAAGCCATGGATGATGCCGGGATTGATTTTGCTGATCTTGATGCGGTGGCCTGTACGGGCGGCCCCGGTCTGATTGGTGGCGTGATGGTGGGCGCCATGACTGCCAAGGCGATTGCCTTTGCTGCGCAGAAACCATTTCTGGCCGTCAATCATCTCGAAGGTCACGCACTTACAGTACGCCTTACGGATGATGTTGCATTTCCATACTTGCTGTTACTGGTTTCAGGCGGCCATTGTCAGGTCCTGATCGTTGAAGGTGTTGGCCAATACAAACGAATTGGCACCACCATTGATGACGCGGTGGGCGAGGCATTCGACAAAACCGCAAAAATGATGGGACTTGGTTATCCAGGCGGACCTGCGCTTGAGAAAACGGCGGAAGCCGGAAATCCGGATCGTTTCGGTCTGCCGCGTCCGTTGCGCGGTCGTCCGGGCTGTGATTTTTCGTTTTCGGGTTTGAAGACGGCTGTCCGCACCTATCTGGACGGGTTTCCTGTCGAACAGCAGACTGCTGAAGTCAAAGCTGATTTGGCGGCATCGTTCCAGCGGGCAGTCGGTGATACGCTTATTGACCGCACACGAAATGCGATTTTCGACTTCATGCGTGATTATCCGACAGGTAAAACTCTGGTGCTTGCCGGCGGGGTTGCCGCGAACAAGTATCTGCGGACCCGTTTGACGGAACTGACCGATCAGGCAGGCATGACATTGGTGGCCCCTCCTTTGGAATTATGCACCGACAATGCCGCGATGATTGCATGGGCCGCGCTGGAACGTTTTCGTTTGGGGCAGCATGATGATCTTGATTTCAAACCGCGTCCGCGTTGGCCGCTTGATCCGGAGGCACCAAAACGTCCGGGTGCGGGCGTGAAGGCCTGA
- the hemC gene encoding hydroxymethylbilane synthase, with the protein MTNISDTAKLRIGTRGSPLAIAQAHEVRDKLAKAHPELAAEGAIAITVITTTGDKILDRALSEIGGKGLFTKEIDDALMGGEIDLAVHSMKDVPTVLPDGMILPTILAREDVRDAFISLKYKSFAEMPAGSVIGSASLRRQAMILNKYPDLKVVTFRGNVQTRLRKLEEGQVDATLLAMAGLNRLGRPEVATAPISEDEMLPAVAQGAIGITIRENDNQTLDWLSALNCPASAIRVAAERAALRALDGSCRTPIAALAEYLPDGKMRLRVSIVRPDGSERLDTERLIDDPDIASAADAGTDAGNELKERGGPDFISV; encoded by the coding sequence ATGACAAACATATCTGACACTGCAAAACTTCGCATCGGTACTCGTGGCTCTCCGCTGGCAATAGCGCAGGCGCATGAAGTCCGGGACAAACTTGCGAAGGCACATCCCGAGCTCGCAGCCGAAGGCGCGATTGCCATTACCGTTATCACCACAACGGGCGACAAAATTCTTGATCGCGCCTTGTCGGAAATCGGCGGCAAGGGATTGTTCACCAAGGAAATTGATGATGCCCTGATGGGCGGCGAGATTGATCTTGCTGTCCACAGCATGAAAGATGTCCCGACTGTGCTGCCCGATGGCATGATCTTGCCAACGATCCTGGCGCGCGAAGACGTACGCGATGCCTTTATCTCGCTGAAATACAAAAGCTTTGCTGAAATGCCCGCCGGATCGGTGATCGGATCGGCATCTCTGCGCCGTCAGGCCATGATCCTGAACAAATATCCCGACCTCAAGGTCGTGACGTTCCGCGGCAATGTCCAGACCCGTCTTCGCAAACTTGAAGAAGGACAGGTGGATGCCACGCTGCTCGCGATGGCTGGGTTGAACCGGCTTGGCCGGCCGGAGGTCGCAACCGCCCCGATTTCGGAAGACGAGATGCTGCCTGCGGTTGCCCAGGGTGCGATCGGCATTACCATACGGGAAAATGATAATCAGACGCTTGACTGGCTTTCGGCACTGAACTGCCCGGCTTCTGCCATCCGCGTCGCGGCCGAACGTGCTGCGTTGCGTGCGCTGGACGGATCATGTCGTACGCCTATTGCGGCCCTTGCCGAATATCTGCCGGATGGCAAGATGCGTTTGCGGGTTAGCATTGTTCGACCAGACGGCAGCGAACGGCTTGATACCGAACGGCTGATTGATGACCCGGACATCGCAAGCGCCGCAGACGCCGGAACAGATGCGGGTAACGAGCTCAAAGAACGTGGCGGGCCGGACTTTATTTCAGTCTAG
- a CDS encoding uroporphyrinogen-III synthase has translation MGPLILNTRPETDSQELEAALLARGYRLLSAPMLRIEFPPHTDCLDLAGVQALIFTSANGVRAFAKQCNARHYPVLCVGDATARMARQAGFGDIHSADGDIEDLARLIGDQIDPTKGDLFHPAARKVAGDLGSLLQDRGFNIRRQTVYDAVPSDHLPDDVITAISAHHVDAVLFFSPRTAISFVKLIERYKLEKDLVGTSAICLSEAVKDRLGVLTWHKTEVAKHPTQEYLLSALENAFA, from the coding sequence ATGGGGCCATTGATCCTGAATACCCGACCGGAAACCGACTCGCAGGAACTTGAAGCCGCGTTACTGGCGCGCGGCTATCGCCTGCTTTCAGCCCCCATGTTGCGTATTGAGTTTCCACCGCATACAGACTGTCTGGATCTTGCCGGCGTGCAAGCCTTGATCTTTACCTCGGCCAACGGGGTACGTGCCTTTGCAAAACAATGCAACGCACGACATTATCCGGTGCTGTGTGTTGGCGATGCCACCGCACGTATGGCGCGCCAGGCCGGTTTTGGCGACATCCACAGCGCAGATGGTGATATCGAAGATCTGGCGCGATTGATTGGTGATCAAATTGACCCGACAAAAGGGGATCTTTTCCATCCGGCGGCCCGCAAGGTTGCAGGTGATCTTGGTTCACTTTTGCAAGACCGTGGCTTCAATATTCGCCGCCAAACCGTCTATGATGCCGTTCCATCCGATCACCTGCCCGACGATGTGATAACCGCGATCTCTGCCCATCATGTTGATGCGGTTTTATTTTTCTCTCCCCGCACGGCAATAAGCTTTGTTAAGCTGATCGAAAGATACAAGCTGGAAAAAGATCTGGTCGGTACAAGTGCAATTTGTCTTAGCGAAGCGGTGAAAGATCGCCTTGGCGTCCTTACATGGCATAAGACAGAAGTGGCAAAACACCCGACACAGGAATACCTTCTTTCGGCACTAGAGAACGCATTCGCCTGA